The DNA region GCCTACTGGGCGCTGGCCGGCTTGCTGGTTACCAGCTTCGCTTTCCTGGGCGTGAACATGTTCTTGTCGGGGCTGCACTCGTACGGAGAGCTGTAAATCCCGGAACCGGCGGGGCAGTAGCATGGGCGCGAGAGCGCCCATAATTGTTTCAGCCATACCCTTTGTTGACAGAGGTTGATACAATGGCGTGCTTACTTGGGTCTAAATGTAAAAGAAGACTGCTGTTAGGGTAACGGTAAATTTAATGTCAAGCACTGCGGCGGCCGTCATGCGTTGAATAGTGCGTCACCAAGGTACCCCCTCGGCCCACCCTATAGACATGTCGGTAAACAACGAAAGCCCGGGCTTCGAGGCCCGCGCGAACATCTTGGCCAGCGAAGCCCTTGGCGCACAGCTCAAGGTACTACAGTTGTTCTTGCCGACTTCCGGCTGGCTCATAAGCTGGCAAGAGCAAGCAAACTGGAACATCGTCGTGGCACAAGGGGTCTTCACCGAAGTGCCCGCCGACCACACCTTTGACCTGCTGGATAACGGCTGGGGCGATGCCTCGTGTATAGACCGCTTCTATTATCGGCGCGTTATGCCCGACGAGATGCCGATGTTCGGCGAAAAGCCTCGCGCAGGTTCGCCGTGCTATCTCATCATGGCCAACCTCAAGGACCCCGACGGCATCCATGTGGGCCGCGTATTGGGTTTCAGTCACGACGAACCAGGTGCCGTGCTGCTTCTGGGTGCACCCAAACTGTTCCTTTGCCTGACGGCAATGGCTTTTACAGTAGCTTTGCGCAAAGAGCTGCGTGCCGCTGAAAAAATGGTGGTTGCCATGCAGCGCGACGCCTTCATCGATCCGCTTACTGGTGTGCTTAACCGGGCGGGATGGGTGGACCGCTTGTCCCAAATCGCAACCCAATCCCAACGCACCGACGATGACGCCGCTATTGTGGTGCTCGATCTCGATTTCCTGAAGGTGGTCAATGACACTCGCGGCCACGCGGCTGGCGACGACCTGTTGCGCCGTACTGCCCAGACCATATCCTCGGTGTTGCGCGCCACCGACGCCGTAGGCCGCCTGGGCGGCGACGAGTTCGGCGTGGTCGTGCAGCATGCCACGCCTGACATGGCTGCGGCCTTGCTGGGCCGACTCAAGCAAGCCCTGGCCCAGGTCGACATCAAAATATCAATCGGCATGGCGCTGATGTCGGAAGCCGGCTCGCTTAAAAAGACCGTGCATCTGGCCGACGAGCGCATGTACCAGGAAAAGCGACGCAAGCCCACGCCGGCCCGCAACCGCATCGACATTGATCGTACGCTCGCCAACACGAAGAACACCTTCAATTGACCAGGGCAGCGCGGTGGCGGGCCCATGGCTAGCCTTCTGAGGCTTAGTCCTGATCCGGATGGGTGTCGAGGATGAATTCCCTTACTTTGTCCGATACCACAAGGTCGGCCAATGACCTGGCGTTCAGAATATCCACGGGCGGACGCGCCTTGGAAATCACATAGCCTTGAACGTGATCGACGCCCATGCGTCTGAGTGCTTCCAGAGTCGGAGCGTCTTCCACCCATTCGGCGATGCTTTCCATGCCCAAATTACGCGCCAGTTCGATAATGGTGCGGACAATGGCAATGCTGCTCTTGTTTGCCAGCATATCACGGATCAGGGTGCCGTCTATTTTGATCACGTCGGCGCGCAGTTCTTTCAAGTATGAGAAAGAGGTATAACCCGCGCCGAAATCATCGAGGGCAATGCGTACGCCCATGGCTTGCAAACGCCCCATGAACTGGCGGGTTCTGTCCAGATTCTGCAGGGCCACGCCTTCAGTGATTTCGACACACAGACGCTTGGTAAGGTGCTTATAACGACCCAGATTGGCGAAAAACGCTTCAACAAACTTATTGTCGTTGAGCGAGACTCCGCTGAGGTTGATGCTGACAAATTGCGTTTTGCTCAGTCGCTTCTCGTGCTTCTCCAGCCATTCCAGCGTGGCCGAAAACACCCACTTGTCGATGATGGTGATGGTGCCACTCTCTTCCGCAGCCGAAACGATCTTGCCGGCTGGAATCAGCATGCCGGCCGAGTCCTTGACGCGTAACAGCACCTCGAAATTAAGCGAGGCAAGCGGCGCGGCCATCGACATGATGGGCTGAAGCTCGAGATACAGGCCGCGTGGCGAATCGCCACCTTCCAACTGATTGAACAGCCGTAGTTCTTCCGTATGGTCCAGCAGTTCTTGAGAGTCCTGCTCATAAACGACGACGTCGCGCTGTTGCTTTCGGGCTTCACGACAGGCATGACTGGCGGCCGAGATGGCTTCCTGGGCATCCATGTCCTGGCTCACTTCCACTACGCCTATCGCGCCTTTGACCCTGAAAGACCGTGAACTGATGAGGAAATCCGCCGTGTTCAGGTCATCGATGATCTTTTGCGCGATGGTGCGTGCCTCGGCAGCCTTGCAATCAGGAAACAAGACGATGAATTCGTCGCCGCCAATGCGGCCCACCTGCTCCTTGCCGGTCAGGGAGGCCTTGATGCGCTGGCACACCTGAACCAGCACTTCGTCGCCGGCTGTATGGCCGAACAAGCCATTGATGCGCTTGAAGTGGTCCAGGTCCAGGTAAGCCAGTGCGCAGGGCTTGCCGCCTTCCAGCGCTTCCAGCGAGCTTGCCAGTGCTTTCTCGATACCACGACGGTTCAGCACGTCGGTAAGCGGGTCGTTATCGGCCAGGAAGCGCAGACGATTGATGGTTTTGGTACGCGCTGTGATGTCTTGAAGCGAGCCCTCGATGCGTCCCATGGTCATGGCAGCGCGGACCACGAAGTGCTGCGGCATATCCGGATGACTGGCGGCATCCAGGCGCTTGATTTCGACTTCATTTCCGGCCAGCGTCATCTCCGACAGCTTCTG from Pollutimonas thiosulfatoxidans includes:
- a CDS encoding GGDEF domain-containing protein, which produces MSVNNESPGFEARANILASEALGAQLKVLQLFLPTSGWLISWQEQANWNIVVAQGVFTEVPADHTFDLLDNGWGDASCIDRFYYRRVMPDEMPMFGEKPRAGSPCYLIMANLKDPDGIHVGRVLGFSHDEPGAVLLLGAPKLFLCLTAMAFTVALRKELRAAEKMVVAMQRDAFIDPLTGVLNRAGWVDRLSQIATQSQRTDDDAAIVVLDLDFLKVVNDTRGHAAGDDLLRRTAQTISSVLRATDAVGRLGGDEFGVVVQHATPDMAAALLGRLKQALAQVDIKISIGMALMSEAGSLKKTVHLADERMYQEKRRKPTPARNRIDIDRTLANTKNTFN
- a CDS encoding putative bifunctional diguanylate cyclase/phosphodiesterase, which produces MLAGRAIYFFSLYGVPACIIIASILALATLTNRYPATEGADLPYRLLAEDGTPYEPAQALQALQAQQPVIESQPGSPSWILATVPRIPQFDESSVDLPSRHTQTLSCWDADTMRTLGTANRNNTTGSLRMSKQGFAIMLGNTTLPITILCRATFADTGSLSLEHWSIPELRQSTSRFDRGVGLLEGGLLTIAVFILVIAITNREWVYLLLAAWLVGNLRLGAYAMGWDTQWLGHSIPLEWMEFIRQVTIAAYYLLTYTLLTQLFANRRTVASPQLLRLAQWGGLALLAGALLLPESLFQPLKWTVCGYGIVLTAYLLGRMVYQTRSRLWMWHIVSLSMALCVMLSGILIVIFGRTEFIDTFNGVVALLLSSVMIALAVAERMREDRHERTRAQTELVSNYAVTPIGMFTLDSDEVFQRANPVLEQMLNFSLTDKAVVRWSDFFETQDWQKLSEMTLAGNEVEIKRLDAASHPDMPQHFVVRAAMTMGRIEGSLQDITARTKTINRLRFLADNDPLTDVLNRRGIEKALASSLEALEGGKPCALAYLDLDHFKRINGLFGHTAGDEVLVQVCQRIKASLTGKEQVGRIGGDEFIVLFPDCKAAEARTIAQKIIDDLNTADFLISSRSFRVKGAIGVVEVSQDMDAQEAISAASHACREARKQQRDVVVYEQDSQELLDHTEELRLFNQLEGGDSPRGLYLELQPIMSMAAPLASLNFEVLLRVKDSAGMLIPAGKIVSAAEESGTITIIDKWVFSATLEWLEKHEKRLSKTQFVSINLSGVSLNDNKFVEAFFANLGRYKHLTKRLCVEITEGVALQNLDRTRQFMGRLQAMGVRIALDDFGAGYTSFSYLKELRADVIKIDGTLIRDMLANKSSIAIVRTIIELARNLGMESIAEWVEDAPTLEALRRMGVDHVQGYVISKARPPVDILNARSLADLVVSDKVREFILDTHPDQD